In a single window of the Gossypium hirsutum isolate 1008001.06 chromosome D02, Gossypium_hirsutum_v2.1, whole genome shotgun sequence genome:
- the LOC107933371 gene encoding putative pentatricopeptide repeat-containing protein At3g16890, mitochondrial isoform X2, which produces MGCCEVSGVFVTTCKPQKQLSWRVDDAFKLIETMKKRNVFPNEATVRSLIHGVFRCVAPRKAFELLIMFLEKEPMMQRLACDTLLLCLSNHHMATEATLFMNKLSGRGYMPDNLTFNLTMTCLIKGFNLDETCQILDSYIERGLKPGFNTYLALMQALYSVGKCAEGDRYFDQMIKGGLSIFLTLQCNGTSGGLPVHLCHTICSRCCTYYLVGYAGSVARKIKQ; this is translated from the exons ATGGGGTGCTGTGAGGTCTCTGGAGTCTTTGTAACCACATGCAAACCCCAGAAGCAGCTATCCTG GAGGGTCGATGATGCGTTTAAACTTATTGAGACGATGAAGAAAAGGAATGTGTTTCCTAATGAAGCTACCGTGAGATCGTTGATTCATGGGGTTTTCCGTTGTGTGGCTCCACGAAAGGCATTCGAGTTGTTGATAATGTTCTTGGAGAAGGAGCCTATGATGCAGAGATTGGCTTGTGATACTCTACTGCTTTGTCTTTCGAATCACCATATGGCTACGGAAGCAACATTGTTTATGAATAAACTTTCGGGGAGAGGCTACATGCCTGATAATTTAACATTTAACCTTACGATGACATGTTTGATAAAGGGATTCAATCTTGATGAAACATGTCAAATTTTGGATAGCTATATAGAGCGAGGTTTGAAACCAGGGTTTAATACATATCTTGCACTTATGCAAGCCTTGTATAGTGTAGGGAAATGTGCTGAGGGTGATCGATATTTTGACCAGATGATTAAGGGTGGGTTGTCGATATTTTTAACTTTGCAATGCAACGGAACATCAGGTGGTCTACCTGTTCATTTATGCCATACTATATGCTCAAGATGTTGCACTTATTATCTGGTTGGATACGCGGGTTCAGTTGCTAGAAAAATCAAGCAATGA
- the LOC107933371 gene encoding putative pentatricopeptide repeat-containing protein At3g16890, mitochondrial isoform X1: MSADNCKPDRFTYNILIHGVCKAGVIDEAVRLVKQMEIFGYSPNMCTYTILIDGYCNARRVDDAFKLIETMKKRNVFPNEATVRSLIHGVFRCVAPRKAFELLIMFLEKEPMMQRLACDTLLLCLSNHHMATEATLFMNKLSGRGYMPDNLTFNLTMTCLIKGFNLDETCQILDSYIERGLKPGFNTYLALMQALYSVGKCAEGDRYFDQMIKGGLSIFLTLQCNGTSGGLPVHLCHTICSRCCTYYLVGYAGSVARKIKQ; this comes from the coding sequence ATGTCAGCTGATAACTGTAAACCAGATAGGTTTACATACAATATTCTCATTCATGGTGTTTGTAAAGCCGGTGTCATCGATGAGGCAGTTCGGTTAGTTAAGCAGATGGAAATTTTCGGATACTCACCGAATATGTGTACTTATACCATCTTAATTGATGGGTACTGTAATGCCAGGAGGGTCGATGATGCGTTTAAACTTATTGAGACGATGAAGAAAAGGAATGTGTTTCCTAATGAAGCTACCGTGAGATCGTTGATTCATGGGGTTTTCCGTTGTGTGGCTCCACGAAAGGCATTCGAGTTGTTGATAATGTTCTTGGAGAAGGAGCCTATGATGCAGAGATTGGCTTGTGATACTCTACTGCTTTGTCTTTCGAATCACCATATGGCTACGGAAGCAACATTGTTTATGAATAAACTTTCGGGGAGAGGCTACATGCCTGATAATTTAACATTTAACCTTACGATGACATGTTTGATAAAGGGATTCAATCTTGATGAAACATGTCAAATTTTGGATAGCTATATAGAGCGAGGTTTGAAACCAGGGTTTAATACATATCTTGCACTTATGCAAGCCTTGTATAGTGTAGGGAAATGTGCTGAGGGTGATCGATATTTTGACCAGATGATTAAGGGTGGGTTGTCGATATTTTTAACTTTGCAATGCAACGGAACATCAGGTGGTCTACCTGTTCATTTATGCCATACTATATGCTCAAGATGTTGCACTTATTATCTGGTTGGATACGCGGGTTCAGTTGCTAGAAAAATCAAGCAATGA